In one Cloacibacillus porcorum genomic region, the following are encoded:
- a CDS encoding RnfABCDGE type electron transport complex subunit B produces MNGMIYPALVMGGLGVVFGSLLAFASKKFYVEVDQRQTDIRALLPGANCGGCGFPGCDGYAEACASGAAKLTLCAAAGPEVAAKIAEIMGVAAESAEPQVAFVKCQGSLGKTVKDCVYQGAEDCREAAVVPGKGPSSCTYGCMGFGTCVKVCAFNAIKVVDGLAVVDREKCVGCGTCAAECPRGVIAMVPKKSKVQVACSNPLKGPFVKKVCSVGCIGCTLCVKACPKEAIEMKGSLAVIDAGKCVNCGLCVSKCPVKAIADARPPRPAPAPTPAAQ; encoded by the coding sequence ATGAATGGAATGATCTATCCCGCGCTCGTAATGGGAGGCCTTGGCGTCGTCTTTGGCAGCCTCCTGGCCTTCGCCTCAAAAAAATTCTATGTCGAAGTCGACCAGCGTCAGACCGATATCCGCGCGCTGCTGCCGGGCGCAAACTGCGGCGGATGCGGTTTCCCCGGATGTGACGGCTACGCGGAGGCCTGCGCCTCCGGCGCGGCAAAGCTCACCCTCTGCGCCGCCGCGGGCCCCGAAGTCGCGGCGAAGATCGCCGAGATCATGGGCGTGGCCGCCGAATCAGCTGAGCCACAGGTTGCATTTGTGAAGTGCCAGGGTTCCCTGGGTAAAACAGTGAAGGACTGCGTCTATCAGGGAGCAGAAGACTGCCGCGAGGCGGCCGTCGTTCCCGGCAAGGGACCCTCGTCGTGCACCTACGGCTGCATGGGCTTCGGGACCTGCGTAAAGGTCTGCGCCTTCAACGCTATCAAGGTCGTTGACGGACTCGCCGTCGTGGACCGCGAGAAATGCGTCGGCTGCGGCACCTGTGCCGCGGAATGTCCCCGCGGGGTCATCGCCATGGTACCGAAGAAGTCAAAGGTGCAGGTCGCCTGCAGCAATCCGCTCAAAGGTCCGTTCGTGAAAAAGGTCTGCTCCGTGGGCTGCATCGGCTGTACGCTCTGCGTGAAGGCCTGCCCCAAAGAGGCGATCGAGATGAAGGGCAGCCTCGCCGTGATTGACGCAGGTAAATGCGTGAACTGCGGCCTCTGTGTCTCAAAATGTCCGGTCAAGGCCATTGCCGACGCCAGACCGCCGAGGCCGGCTCCGGCTCCGACACCAGCGGCGCAGTAA
- a CDS encoding TRAP transporter large permease, protein MIYVALIILISALVIGVPVPVSFMASCAWLIFFGGPNMEGYQATQLLPYGFTQMNSVSLIAIAMFILAGGIMERGRIAEKLIDMVDVFVGHIKGGLGIVGTVSCAVFGSICGAACATLSCIGAIMFPRFKQGGYPMGHACALMANASLLGLLIPPNATLIIFAWISGISVLACFLSTIGPGIVTTILISAVNVWMLRDNKQVFVTTKRTGAERLKMFRERGRLAIPALFMPVMVLGGIYGGIMTTTEASALAVLYCIPIGLFVYKGLTWKSLYLIVVECSITTGVIMVMLYSVSMLSRLYILEDLPGKVLYLFYSISTNKWVIMFMINIFLVLMGMLMDDISVVVLTTPILLPIIMELGINPVHYAAVVGVNTALGCITPPAAPVLYLSGRVGGASINEIMKPALTFMVLCWIPVLLVTAYIPKLVLFLPHVILGIPW, encoded by the coding sequence ATGATTTATGTAGCACTTATAATACTCATCTCAGCGCTCGTCATCGGCGTTCCCGTGCCTGTCAGCTTCATGGCCTCCTGCGCCTGGCTGATATTCTTCGGCGGTCCGAATATGGAGGGCTATCAGGCGACGCAGCTGCTTCCCTATGGCTTCACACAGATGAACTCCGTCTCGCTCATCGCGATCGCGATGTTCATCCTTGCCGGCGGCATCATGGAGCGCGGACGCATAGCAGAAAAGCTCATTGACATGGTCGATGTCTTTGTCGGCCACATCAAGGGCGGACTTGGCATCGTCGGTACGGTCTCCTGCGCGGTATTCGGCTCTATCTGCGGCGCCGCCTGCGCTACGCTCTCCTGCATCGGCGCGATTATGTTCCCGCGTTTCAAACAGGGTGGATACCCGATGGGGCACGCCTGCGCGCTGATGGCCAACGCTTCGCTGCTGGGGCTGCTCATTCCCCCCAACGCGACGCTCATCATCTTTGCCTGGATCAGCGGCATCTCCGTCCTCGCCTGCTTCCTCTCGACGATCGGACCCGGAATCGTCACCACGATACTGATCTCCGCCGTCAACGTCTGGATGCTGCGTGACAACAAACAGGTCTTCGTTACCACGAAGCGTACCGGCGCGGAACGTTTGAAGATGTTCCGTGAGCGCGGACGCCTCGCGATTCCCGCCCTCTTTATGCCCGTAATGGTCCTCGGAGGTATCTACGGCGGCATCATGACGACGACCGAGGCCTCCGCCCTCGCAGTCCTTTACTGCATACCGATCGGACTTTTCGTCTATAAGGGACTTACATGGAAGAGCCTCTACCTGATCGTAGTGGAATGTTCCATTACGACGGGCGTCATCATGGTAATGCTCTATTCCGTCTCGATGCTCTCAAGGCTCTATATCCTTGAAGACCTTCCCGGAAAGGTGCTTTACCTCTTCTATTCGATCTCGACGAACAAATGGGTAATCATGTTCATGATCAATATATTCCTTGTCCTCATGGGAATGCTCATGGACGACATCAGCGTTGTCGTTCTGACCACGCCGATCCTGCTCCCGATCATCATGGAGCTGGGCATCAATCCGGTCCACTATGCGGCGGTCGTCGGCGTCAACACGGCTCTCGGATGTATCACGCCGCCAGCGGCGCCGGTACTTTACCTCAGCGGGCGTGTCGGGGGCGCCTCTATCAACGAGATAATGAAACCGGCACTCACCTTCATGGTGCTCTGCTGGATTCCTGTACTTCTCGTTACCGCCTATATCCCGAAGCTCGTCCTCTTCCTGCCGCACGTCATCCTCGGTATTCCCTGGTAA